The following coding sequences lie in one Miscanthus floridulus cultivar M001 chromosome 9, ASM1932011v1, whole genome shotgun sequence genomic window:
- the LOC136481692 gene encoding protein kinase STUNTED-like isoform X2: MPGTASSRSTSPPPPTDRSWGWMSGTGPQTRSPPCSPSTTASATSSRLIWSSRSVEAHLSGKLWSEKRLLVVRHISSLALRTIPGPSVAKYCSKRVPASCSVLAVNNGKVVYHKDAGHGVQHELYQSTSAIPETPRRSYRKLLSTMIGDKLWDENGKDRRCMSRAITMPMRSPARPKEVSLALVPVKGCRHESPEVATGWPLLRKKFLPVRKASVPDKSKMSVVQWAMRLPGRYSAVSPVHSEYRTTSPDSTSTIRILRDRVVVPSRSNSGKSCVVIEELEKETPEELTLLKEKFSSIYSSFSYSELAKITSDFSPECVVGQGGTSQVYRGCLANGRELAVKILKYSDEVLKEFVSEIDIVSSLSHKNVISLDGFCFKNDDLLLVYEYLQRGSLEEILHGVKECKSIFGWTERFSVAVGVAHALDYLHSDNNSPPVIHRDVKSSNILISKCFEPKLSDFGLAVWAADVTSQMTCNDVAGTFGYLAPEYLMHGKVNNKIDVYAFGVVLLELISGRKPLCTGCPKGQESLVMWANSIIQGGKLTQLVDPNLPTEGHTDEVERMILAASLCIRQAPQSRPEIDAVLKLLEGDTDILKWAGSQVGLSCESSNSDEFVMTPPAPRSNANIQSYINLAFDVDDDSTSVSSNDFIAANTSLEEYLKGRWSRSSSFD, from the exons ATGCCGGGGACCGCGTCGTCGCGCTCcacgtcgccaccgccgccgacg GATCGCTCGTGGGGCTGGATGAGCGGAACAGGGCCACAGACTCGCTCGCCTCCGTGCTCGCCGTCTACGACGGCTTCTGCAACCTCAAGCAG ATTAATTTGGAGCTCAAGGTCTGTGGAGGCTCATCTATCCGGAAAACTCTGGTCAGAGAAGCGGCTGCTTGTGGTGCGGCACATCTCATCCTTGGCGTTGCGAACAATTCCCGGTCCTTCGG TTGCCAAGTACTGCTCGAAGCGAGTTCCAGCCAGCTGCTCGGTCCTTGCAGTGAACAATGGCAAAGTTGTTTACCATAAAGATGCTGGACACGGGGTGCAACACGAACTTTACCAAAGCACTAGCGCAA TACCTGAGACACCGAGGAGGAGCTACCGGAAGCTCTTGTCGACCATGATAGGGGACAAACTCTGGGATGAGAATGGAAAGGACAGAAGGTGCATGTCTCGTGCCATCACCATGCCAATGAGGTCTCCCGCGCGGCCAAAAGAAGTTTCACTAGCATTAGTCCCAGTGAAGGGTTGCCGACATGAATCGCCAGAAGTAGCAACTGGCTGGCCCCTACTGAGGAAGAAGTTCTTGCCAGTCCGGAAAGCTTCCGTACCTGACAAGTCGAAGATGTCTGTGGTGCAGTGGGCAATGCGGCTCCCAGGCAGGTATTCAGCAGTATCACCAGTCCATTCAGAATACAGAACCACAAGCCCGGACTCCACGAGCACCATTCGTATCCTCCGTGACCGTGTGGTTGTTCCCTCGAGGAGCAATTCAGGAAAGTCTTGTGTAGTGATCGAAGAATTGGAGAAGGAAACTCCAGAGGAACTGACCTTGCTCAAAGAGAAATTCTCATCCATTTATTCTTCATTCAGTTACAGTGAGCTTGCAAAGATCACTTCTGATTTCTCGCCAG AGTGTGTAGTTGGACAAGGAGGCACCAGTCAAGTTTACAGAGGCTGTTTGGCAAATGGCAGGGAGCTAGCAGTGAAGATCCTGAAGTATTCTGATGAGGTACTGAAGGAGTTTGTGTCAGAGATTGATATTGTCAGTTCTCTCAGCCACAAGAATGTGATATCCCTCGATGGTTTCTGCTTCAAGAATGATGACCTTCTGTTAGTGTACGAGTACTTGCAAAGAGGCAGCCTGGAAGAGATACTGCATG GTGTAAAAGAATGCAAGAGCATATTTGGTTGGACTGAGAGGTTCAGCGTGGCTGTGGGAGTTGCTCATGCTCTGGATTATCTTCATAGTGATAACAACAGTCCTCCAGTGATCCATAGGGATGTCAAGTCATCAAATATTCTCATCTCAAAATGCTTTGAACCAAAG ttatcggACTTTGGTCTCGCAGTCTGGGCTGCTGATGTGACATCTCAGATGACATGCAATGATGTTGCAGGAACTTTTGG ATACTTAGCTCCTGAATACTTAATGCATGGCAAGGTGAACAACAAAATTGATGTGTATGCTTTTGGTGTTGTCCTTCTGGAGCTCATCTCTGGCAGGAAACCGCTTTGCACTGGTTGTCCAAAAGGGCAGGAGAGCCTAGTGATGTGG GCAAATTCCATCATACAAGGAGGAAAGCTCACACAACTTGTAGATCCAAACTTGCCCACTGAAGGCCATACTGATGAAGTTGAGAGGATGATCCTTGCTGCATCCCTCTGCATCAGACAAGCACCTCAGAGCCGTCCTGAAATTGATGCT GTTCTGAAGCTTCTCGAAGGGGACACTGATATCCTCAAGTGGGCAGGATCACAAGTCGGGTTGTCATGCGAGAGCAGCAACAGCGATGAATTTGTGATGACACCGCCAGCGCCAAGGAGCAACGCCAACATCCAGTCTTACATCAACCTCGCGTTCGATGTCGACGATGATTCCACCTCTGTCAGCAGCAACGACTTCATTGCAGCCAACACCTCCTTGGAAGAGTATCTGAAGGGAAGATGGAGCCGGTCGTCGAGCTTTGACTGA
- the LOC136481692 gene encoding protein kinase STUNTED-like isoform X1: MRLLQCEAPALPAPASPSPSPSPSPSRTVVVGIRRDASSRELLTWALVKVANAGDRVVALHVATAADGSLVGLDERNRATDSLASVLAVYDGFCNLKQINLELKVCGGSSIRKTLVREAAACGAAHLILGVANNSRSFGSSFTSVAKYCSKRVPASCSVLAVNNGKVVYHKDAGHGVQHELYQSTSAIPETPRRSYRKLLSTMIGDKLWDENGKDRRCMSRAITMPMRSPARPKEVSLALVPVKGCRHESPEVATGWPLLRKKFLPVRKASVPDKSKMSVVQWAMRLPGRYSAVSPVHSEYRTTSPDSTSTIRILRDRVVVPSRSNSGKSCVVIEELEKETPEELTLLKEKFSSIYSSFSYSELAKITSDFSPECVVGQGGTSQVYRGCLANGRELAVKILKYSDEVLKEFVSEIDIVSSLSHKNVISLDGFCFKNDDLLLVYEYLQRGSLEEILHGVKECKSIFGWTERFSVAVGVAHALDYLHSDNNSPPVIHRDVKSSNILISKCFEPKLSDFGLAVWAADVTSQMTCNDVAGTFGYLAPEYLMHGKVNNKIDVYAFGVVLLELISGRKPLCTGCPKGQESLVMWANSIIQGGKLTQLVDPNLPTEGHTDEVERMILAASLCIRQAPQSRPEIDAVLKLLEGDTDILKWAGSQVGLSCESSNSDEFVMTPPAPRSNANIQSYINLAFDVDDDSTSVSSNDFIAANTSLEEYLKGRWSRSSSFD; encoded by the exons ATGAGGCTGCTCCAGTGCGAGGCGCCCGCGTTGCCCGCGCCGGcgtccccgtcgccgtcgccgtccccgtccccgtccaggACGGTCGTGGTGGGGATCAGGCGCGACGCCTCCAGCCGCGAGCTGCTCACCTGGGCGCTCGTCAAGGTCGCCAATGCCGGGGACCGCGTCGTCGCGCTCcacgtcgccaccgccgccgacg GATCGCTCGTGGGGCTGGATGAGCGGAACAGGGCCACAGACTCGCTCGCCTCCGTGCTCGCCGTCTACGACGGCTTCTGCAACCTCAAGCAG ATTAATTTGGAGCTCAAGGTCTGTGGAGGCTCATCTATCCGGAAAACTCTGGTCAGAGAAGCGGCTGCTTGTGGTGCGGCACATCTCATCCTTGGCGTTGCGAACAATTCCCGGTCCTTCGG ATCCTCCTTCACATCAGTTGCCAAGTACTGCTCGAAGCGAGTTCCAGCCAGCTGCTCGGTCCTTGCAGTGAACAATGGCAAAGTTGTTTACCATAAAGATGCTGGACACGGGGTGCAACACGAACTTTACCAAAGCACTAGCGCAA TACCTGAGACACCGAGGAGGAGCTACCGGAAGCTCTTGTCGACCATGATAGGGGACAAACTCTGGGATGAGAATGGAAAGGACAGAAGGTGCATGTCTCGTGCCATCACCATGCCAATGAGGTCTCCCGCGCGGCCAAAAGAAGTTTCACTAGCATTAGTCCCAGTGAAGGGTTGCCGACATGAATCGCCAGAAGTAGCAACTGGCTGGCCCCTACTGAGGAAGAAGTTCTTGCCAGTCCGGAAAGCTTCCGTACCTGACAAGTCGAAGATGTCTGTGGTGCAGTGGGCAATGCGGCTCCCAGGCAGGTATTCAGCAGTATCACCAGTCCATTCAGAATACAGAACCACAAGCCCGGACTCCACGAGCACCATTCGTATCCTCCGTGACCGTGTGGTTGTTCCCTCGAGGAGCAATTCAGGAAAGTCTTGTGTAGTGATCGAAGAATTGGAGAAGGAAACTCCAGAGGAACTGACCTTGCTCAAAGAGAAATTCTCATCCATTTATTCTTCATTCAGTTACAGTGAGCTTGCAAAGATCACTTCTGATTTCTCGCCAG AGTGTGTAGTTGGACAAGGAGGCACCAGTCAAGTTTACAGAGGCTGTTTGGCAAATGGCAGGGAGCTAGCAGTGAAGATCCTGAAGTATTCTGATGAGGTACTGAAGGAGTTTGTGTCAGAGATTGATATTGTCAGTTCTCTCAGCCACAAGAATGTGATATCCCTCGATGGTTTCTGCTTCAAGAATGATGACCTTCTGTTAGTGTACGAGTACTTGCAAAGAGGCAGCCTGGAAGAGATACTGCATG GTGTAAAAGAATGCAAGAGCATATTTGGTTGGACTGAGAGGTTCAGCGTGGCTGTGGGAGTTGCTCATGCTCTGGATTATCTTCATAGTGATAACAACAGTCCTCCAGTGATCCATAGGGATGTCAAGTCATCAAATATTCTCATCTCAAAATGCTTTGAACCAAAG ttatcggACTTTGGTCTCGCAGTCTGGGCTGCTGATGTGACATCTCAGATGACATGCAATGATGTTGCAGGAACTTTTGG ATACTTAGCTCCTGAATACTTAATGCATGGCAAGGTGAACAACAAAATTGATGTGTATGCTTTTGGTGTTGTCCTTCTGGAGCTCATCTCTGGCAGGAAACCGCTTTGCACTGGTTGTCCAAAAGGGCAGGAGAGCCTAGTGATGTGG GCAAATTCCATCATACAAGGAGGAAAGCTCACACAACTTGTAGATCCAAACTTGCCCACTGAAGGCCATACTGATGAAGTTGAGAGGATGATCCTTGCTGCATCCCTCTGCATCAGACAAGCACCTCAGAGCCGTCCTGAAATTGATGCT GTTCTGAAGCTTCTCGAAGGGGACACTGATATCCTCAAGTGGGCAGGATCACAAGTCGGGTTGTCATGCGAGAGCAGCAACAGCGATGAATTTGTGATGACACCGCCAGCGCCAAGGAGCAACGCCAACATCCAGTCTTACATCAACCTCGCGTTCGATGTCGACGATGATTCCACCTCTGTCAGCAGCAACGACTTCATTGCAGCCAACACCTCCTTGGAAGAGTATCTGAAGGGAAGATGGAGCCGGTCGTCGAGCTTTGACTGA
- the LOC136479621 gene encoding uncharacterized protein — MAESKRGSRTDATAACSSRRPQEQQLGPKILGYGPRDGDGRQRSAGFPGCESATICSCLAPSGRRRDEKGEAASPRRSGEVATSICLAPQGDARGPELQQVHQHQSNNCRMLKRNGDIRSFFCKAAKKPAAAALNPTPPPVETVVEEQNREGGAEVEEIADPSPPLASSPPPPPASKPSVYDINLLPYDPGERLPIKDYHVNDQDAIRRAYITKGPCKPYIHDFPYRNIGDTPRRFSLQWLYNYEWLEYSIKKDSVFCFICYLFKKGSGSHAFVVDGWDNWNIGNAALIKHSGSKVHKAAQERYIGFINPKAAIDYHIDKWTNEELRLYKKRLTYSLRCIKFLLLQGLAFRGNDKSEESSNRGNFIELLKFLAGNSDEVNKYVLNNAPVLVVVAKGNTDCKTFFDQVSILLNIVGVSCKRHGMLRNARLENVKKSLQCGELESGSGLNQEMGLPRPGDTRWGSHYKTICSIITMYSSIHDVLIELGADIAYKDDWTKIHFVLGAFETFEFVFFVHLMYVILGYTNELSECLQRRDQDILNAISLVNVAKSRMQHLRSDGWDKFHKTVTSFCITHGVEVPSMDDAYVPYEKSTRYARAQNQKNDDHFRREVYIGVIDQISQELDNQFDEINMELLSCMSAFSPSKPFASFDAQKLRRLAEFYPNDFSNNNLVQLELQLDNYIDDMKRTECFQGLDNIVDLSVKLIDTNRHKVYDMVYSLLKLVLLLPVATASVERVFSALVIVKTKSWNKLGDIVLDDCLQTFIERDIFFQVDEDDIIETFMSLRKRRINK, encoded by the exons ATGGCT GAGTCGAAGCGTGGAAGCCGAACTGACGCCACCGCCGCCTGTTCTTCTCGCAGACCGCAGGAGCAGCAACTCG GGCCTAAAATTCTCGGGTACGGGCCTAGAGACGGCGACGGCCGACAACGATCCGCGGGATTTCCTGGCTGTGAGTCCGCGACAATCTGCTCCTGTCTGGCTCCTTCAGGGCGACGCCGCGACGAGAAAGGAGAAGCCGCGAGCCCGCGACGATCCGGCGAGGTGGCGACGTCGATCTGCTTGGCTCCTCAGGGCGACGCGCGAGGTCCAGAACTCCAGCAAGTTCATCAGCACCAGTCG AATAATTGTAGAATGCTGAAGAGAAACGGTGACATTCGATCCTTTTTTTGCAAAGCAGCAAAGAAGCCGGCTGCAGCTGCTTTGAACCCTACCCCACCTCCGGTTGAAACTGTTGTGGAAGAGCAGAATCGAGAAGGTGGAGCAGAAGTTGAAGAAATTGCAGATCCTTCGCCCCCACTAGCAtcatcgccaccgccaccgcccgcaTCAAAGCCATCGGTGTATGACATCAATCTTCTACCATATGATCCAGGTGAAAGGTTGCCCATAAAAGATTATCAtgttaatgatcaagatgcaatcCGTAGAGCATATATTACTAAAGGTCCTTGCAAACCTTATATACATGATTTCCCATATCGAAACATTGGAGACACACCTCGGCGATTCAGTTTACAGTGGTTGTATAATTATGAGTGGCTTGAATATAGTATCAAGAAGGATTCTGTATTTTGCTTTATATGCTACTTGTTCAAGAAGGGCAGTGGGtcacatgcatttgttgttgatgGATGGGATAATTGGAATATAGGAAACGCCGCACTCATCAAACATAGTGGTTCTAAGGTACACAAAGCAGCTCAGGAGAGGTATATTGGTTTTATAAATCCCAAGGCGGCAATTGattatcacattgacaagtggacTAATGAGGAGCTTCGTCTTTACAAGAAAAGATTGACATATTCACTTAGatgtatcaagtttcttttgcTTCAAGGATTGGCATTCCGTGGAAATGATAAAAGTGAAGAGTCTAGCAACAGAGGCaacttcattgaacttttgaAGTTTCTTGCAGGAAATAGTGATGAAGTGAACAAGTATGTCTTGAACAATGCACCAG tTCTTGTAGTTGTTGCCAAGGGAAATACTGATTGCAAGACCTTTTTTGATCAAGTATCTATCTTGTTGAACATTGTTGGGGTTTCTTGCAAGCGTCATGGTATGCTTCGAAATGCTAGGCTGGAGAATGTCAAGAAATCACTACAGTGTGGTGAGCTTGAATCAGGGAGTGGTTTAAATCAAGAGATGGGTTTGCCTAGGCCTGGCGACACTCGGTGGGGCTCGCATTACAAAACTATATGTAGCATCATCACTATGTATTCCTCAATCCATGATGTGCTCATTGAGCTTGGTGCTGATATTGCATATAAGGATGATTGGACAAAGATTCATTTTGTGCTTGGAGCATTTGAAacctttgagtttgttttctttgtgCACTTAATGTATGTTATTCTTGGATACACAAATGAGTTATCCGAGTGTTTGCAGAGAAGGGAtcaagatattcttaatgcaatctcacttgttaatgtggcaaagaGCAGAATGCAACATTTGAGGTCTGATGGTTGGGATAAATTTCATAAGACggtcacttctttttgtattACACATGGTGTTGAAGTTCCTTCTATGGATGATGCTTATGTGCCTTATGAAAAATCAACAAGGTATGCCCGTGCCCAAAACCAAAAAAATGATGACCATTTTAGAAGAGAAGTATAcattggtgtcattgatcaaattAGTCAAGAGCTTGATAATCAGTTTGATGAGATCAACATGGAGCTACTCTCTTGTATGTCAGCCTTTAGTCCTTCCAAGCCCTTTGCTTCATTTGATGCACAGAAGCTGCGTAGATTGGCTGAATTTTATCCTAATGACTTCTCCAACAATAATTTGGTACAGCTAGAATTGCAACttgataattatattgatgacatgaAACGAACTGAATGCTTCCAAGGTCTAGACAAcattgttgatctctcagttaagcttaTTGATACAAATAGGCACAAAGTGTATGATATGGTGTACTCGCTTCTCAAATTGGTATTGCTTTTACCGGTGGCAACTGCGAGcgttgaaagggtattttctgcatTGGTTATAGTGAAAACAAAATCATGGAATAAGCTAGGTGATATTGTTCTGGATGATTGTCTACAAACATTTattgagcgggatattttctttcaagttgatgaagatgatataattgAGACATTCATGTCATTGAGAAAGCGACGGATCAACAAGTAA